A window of the Bacteroides thetaiotaomicron VPI-5482 genome harbors these coding sequences:
- a CDS encoding helix-turn-helix domain-containing protein, whose product MYNKNRETLEAYVLGDDFKYFQNLKYLPLSVYPSNIQSALVVYCFSGKAKLNVYDDSHWIQPQELIILLPGQFVSFTEASDDFLTTTLVVSPTMFSDALSGVPRFSPHFFFYMRTHYWYPQTENDTRRLMNFFGMVKDKVTSNDIYRRELIIHLLRYLYLELFNAYEKEASLMTTRKDTRKEELANKFFGLIMKHFKENKDVAFYADKLCITSKYLTMVIKEVSGKSAKDWIVEYIVLEIKALLKNTNMNIQEIAVKTNFANQSSLGRFFRKHTGMSLSQYRMSNLG is encoded by the coding sequence GTGTATAATAAAAATAGAGAAACGTTAGAAGCTTATGTCTTAGGTGATGATTTTAAGTATTTTCAGAATTTGAAGTATCTTCCCCTAAGCGTTTATCCTTCTAATATTCAGTCTGCTTTGGTCGTGTATTGCTTCAGCGGAAAGGCCAAGCTTAATGTATATGATGATTCGCATTGGATACAGCCGCAGGAATTGATTATTCTGTTGCCGGGACAATTCGTTTCGTTCACCGAGGCCAGTGATGATTTTCTGACTACTACGTTGGTGGTGTCGCCTACAATGTTCAGCGATGCGCTGAGCGGTGTGCCTCGCTTTTCACCGCATTTCTTTTTCTATATGAGGACCCATTATTGGTATCCTCAGACCGAAAATGATACTCGGCGGTTGATGAATTTCTTTGGAATGGTAAAGGATAAAGTGACGTCTAATGATATATACAGGCGTGAGCTGATTATTCATTTATTAAGATACTTATATTTGGAATTGTTTAATGCTTATGAAAAGGAGGCATCTCTGATGACTACCCGAAAAGATACTCGTAAAGAGGAACTGGCTAATAAATTCTTTGGGTTGATAATGAAGCACTTCAAAGAGAATAAGGATGTTGCTTTCTATGCTGATAAGTTGTGTATCACATCCAAATACCTGACGATGGTGATCAAGGAAGTGAGCGGCAAATCTGCCAAAGACTGGATTGTAGAATACATCGTACTCGAAATAAAGGCTTTGCTGAAGAATACGAATATGAATATTCAGGAAATTGCCGTGAAAACAAATTTTGCCAATCAGTCGTCTTTGGGACGTTTCTTCAGGAAACATACCGGAATGTCATTGTCCCAATACCGGATGAGTAACTTAGGATAA
- the aroB gene encoding 3-dehydroquinate synthase — protein MSKQEVILCESLETSLGRAIERCPHDKLFILTDEHTQRLCLPSLKEVSFLKDAVEICIGAEDVHKTLETLASVWMALSQQGATRHSLLINLGGGMVTDLGGFAAATFKRGISYINIPTTLLAMVDASVGGKTGINFNGLKNEIGSFAPADSVLIETEFLRSLDAQNFFSGYAEMLKHGLISNTAHWVELLDFNTNNIDYAYLKNMVGRSVQVKEDIVEQDPFEHGIRKALNLGHTAGHAFESLALAENRPVLHGYAVAWGIVCELYLSHLKVGFPKDKMRQTIQFIKENYGSFAFDCKQYEQLYAFMQHDKKNTSGTVNFTLLKEIGDICINQTADKDTIFEMLDFYRECMGV, from the coding sequence ATGAGTAAACAAGAAGTCATTCTCTGCGAAAGCTTGGAAACAAGCCTCGGTCGTGCCATTGAAAGGTGTCCGCATGACAAGTTATTCATCCTCACAGACGAACATACCCAGCGTCTTTGTCTGCCCTCATTGAAAGAGGTATCGTTTCTGAAAGACGCAGTCGAAATCTGTATCGGAGCCGAAGATGTGCATAAGACACTGGAGACTCTGGCCTCCGTATGGATGGCACTGAGTCAGCAAGGGGCTACACGTCACTCATTGCTCATCAACCTTGGTGGGGGCATGGTAACAGATTTGGGAGGCTTTGCCGCCGCTACCTTCAAACGGGGGATTTCTTATATCAATATACCCACTACACTGTTGGCTATGGTCGACGCATCCGTCGGCGGTAAGACAGGTATCAACTTCAACGGACTGAAAAACGAGATAGGCTCGTTTGCTCCGGCAGACAGTGTGCTGATTGAAACTGAATTCCTGCGCAGCCTCGATGCACAGAATTTCTTCTCCGGTTATGCTGAAATGTTAAAGCACGGATTAATCAGCAATACCGCACACTGGGTCGAATTACTGGATTTCAATACCAATAACATTGATTATGCATATCTCAAAAATATGGTGGGACGATCGGTACAGGTGAAGGAAGACATTGTGGAGCAAGACCCCTTCGAGCATGGCATCCGTAAAGCACTGAACCTGGGACATACAGCAGGACATGCCTTCGAAAGTCTGGCATTGGCTGAGAATCGCCCCGTGCTGCATGGCTATGCCGTAGCATGGGGAATCGTATGCGAGCTTTACCTGTCACACCTCAAAGTCGGCTTTCCGAAAGACAAGATGCGACAGACCATCCAATTCATCAAAGAGAATTATGGTTCATTCGCATTCGACTGTAAGCAGTACGAACAACTCTACGCATTTATGCAACATGATAAGAAAAATACCTCAGGAACGGTCAATTTTACTTTACTGAAAGAGATCGGAGATATTTGCATCAACCAGACAGCTGATAAAGACACAATTTTTGAAATGCTTGACTTCTATCGCGAATGTATGGGAGTCTGA
- a CDS encoding TonB-dependent receptor, translating into MKRLSVWWVLTLLCTFSIFAQNKVITVSGRVVESDSKEPAAQATIQLLSLPDSAYAAGIASSNKGWFTLPKVKAGKYLLKVSYIGFRTKFVPVQLSNNVTEKKMGTISLDPDAVMLSEAVITAEAPPVTVKADTTEYSAAAYPVPEGSMLEDLVKKIPGAEVSDEGKITINGKEIKKIMVDGKEFFSDDPKVSMKNLPANMIEKVKAYDKKSDMARITGIDDGDEEPVLDLTVKKGMKKGWIGNLIAGYGSQDRYEGGVMISRFKDDASLSIIGSANNTNNKGFSEFGDAGQGLGGGNAGSGITTAQSLGVNFAKDTKKLQIGGNVQYGHSDNDARRKTSSETFLGETSSFAQSENFSNRNRHDFRVDFRLEWRPDTLTTIIFRPNGSYSQTESSSRSWSKTENNSHSPVNEKEAASSSKSHNASFNGSLMAFRRLNNKGRNLSLGARFGYSDSESDSYSDSKTEFFEKDSISDISRYTDRNSDSRNWSVSASYTEPVFKNHFLQLRYEFAHRKQLSQSLVYDSINYYPYPEYIERGYDNELSTRVENFYDTHTADVSVRGIHPKMMYSVGVGVTPQSSLSKTTIGPNYKKNLPEQNVLNWAPSVMFRYMFNKQHVLMFRYRGRSSTPNIEDLQEVIDITDPMNLRYGNPNLKPSFNNNFTLDYRKFVPESMRSYSANLYYTSTLNSVANRMTYDPQTGARVYKKENVNGNWQARGFFSFNTPLKNKKFTISSNTNARFSDAVSYTSVGSSKNADQELSTTHNLGLGERFTSSYRSEVFDISLSGSVNYNLVRNSKQENSNRETFDYYIGGNTNVNLPWQVSISTDINCRFKDGYTGGLNNNEVMWNAQISKNFLKNNSGTIRFKIYDILKQQSSLSRSISETMMSDTEYNTLGSYFMVHFVYRFNTLGGKSPNRRGPGGGPRGGHGFGGGGRPMRF; encoded by the coding sequence ATGAAAAGATTATCAGTTTGGTGGGTGCTTACACTGTTATGCACCTTCTCTATTTTTGCACAGAATAAGGTGATTACCGTTTCGGGGCGTGTTGTCGAATCTGACTCTAAAGAGCCAGCTGCACAGGCAACTATTCAATTGTTATCGTTGCCGGATAGCGCTTATGCAGCCGGTATAGCAAGTAGTAATAAGGGGTGGTTTACGCTCCCTAAAGTGAAAGCGGGGAAATATTTGTTGAAGGTTTCTTACATCGGTTTCCGTACGAAATTCGTTCCTGTACAATTATCCAATAATGTGACTGAAAAGAAAATGGGGACAATCTCTCTGGACCCTGATGCAGTGATGCTGAGCGAGGCTGTGATTACGGCGGAAGCTCCTCCTGTTACTGTAAAAGCTGATACTACAGAGTATTCTGCAGCGGCTTACCCTGTACCGGAAGGTTCAATGTTAGAAGATCTTGTGAAAAAAATTCCAGGAGCTGAAGTGAGTGATGAAGGTAAAATTACTATAAATGGTAAGGAAATAAAAAAGATAATGGTTGATGGAAAGGAATTTTTTTCTGATGACCCGAAAGTCTCTATGAAGAACTTACCTGCTAATATGATTGAGAAAGTAAAGGCTTATGATAAAAAAAGTGATATGGCACGTATCACAGGAATTGATGATGGAGATGAAGAGCCCGTCTTGGATTTGACCGTTAAGAAAGGTATGAAAAAAGGATGGATTGGAAATCTTATTGCAGGGTATGGTAGCCAGGATCGGTATGAAGGGGGAGTAATGATCAGCCGCTTTAAAGATGATGCGAGTCTTTCAATTATAGGTTCTGCAAATAATACTAATAATAAGGGATTTTCTGAATTTGGTGATGCCGGACAGGGACTAGGTGGAGGTAATGCTGGTTCAGGTATTACAACTGCACAATCGTTGGGAGTCAACTTCGCTAAGGATACTAAAAAGTTGCAGATCGGGGGGAATGTACAATATGGACATTCTGATAATGACGCTCGTCGCAAAACCTCTTCAGAAACATTTTTGGGGGAAACATCTTCTTTTGCTCAAAGTGAGAACTTTTCAAATCGTAATCGCCATGATTTTCGCGTTGATTTCCGTTTGGAGTGGAGACCTGACACATTGACTACGATTATTTTCCGTCCTAACGGTAGTTATTCACAAACAGAATCTAGCAGTCGTTCTTGGTCAAAGACAGAAAATAACTCGCATAGTCCTGTTAATGAAAAAGAGGCAGCTTCTTCTTCTAAAAGTCATAATGCATCTTTTAATGGTAGCTTGATGGCTTTTCGAAGATTGAACAATAAAGGACGAAACTTGTCTTTGGGTGCACGTTTCGGATATAGTGACAGCGAGTCCGATTCTTATTCTGATTCAAAGACTGAATTCTTCGAAAAGGATAGTATTTCTGATATTTCGCGCTATACAGACAGAAATAGTGATAGTCGTAACTGGAGTGTATCAGCTTCTTATACAGAACCTGTATTTAAAAATCACTTTTTGCAGTTGCGTTATGAATTTGCTCATCGCAAACAGTTATCACAATCATTAGTGTATGATAGTATTAACTACTATCCGTATCCTGAATATATAGAGCGTGGGTATGATAATGAACTAAGTACACGTGTGGAGAATTTCTATGATACTCATACTGCTGATGTTTCTGTACGTGGTATTCACCCTAAGATGATGTATAGTGTAGGAGTGGGGGTGACTCCTCAGTCATCCTTAAGTAAAACGACAATTGGTCCGAACTATAAGAAGAATCTTCCAGAACAGAATGTTTTGAATTGGGCTCCTTCAGTAATGTTCCGTTATATGTTTAATAAACAACATGTATTAATGTTCCGTTATCGTGGAAGAAGCAGTACACCTAACATTGAGGACCTGCAGGAGGTGATTGATATAACCGACCCGATGAACCTAAGATATGGTAATCCGAATTTGAAACCATCATTTAATAATAATTTTACTCTCGATTATAGAAAGTTTGTACCGGAATCTATGCGTAGCTATTCTGCTAATTTGTATTATACAAGTACATTGAATTCTGTAGCAAATAGAATGACATATGATCCTCAGACGGGTGCTCGGGTTTATAAGAAAGAAAATGTAAATGGTAACTGGCAAGCAAGAGGATTTTTTTCATTCAATACACCGTTGAAGAACAAGAAATTTACAATTTCATCTAATACAAATGCACGATTTAGTGATGCTGTAAGTTATACAAGTGTCGGAAGTTCTAAAAATGCAGATCAGGAACTAAGTACAACGCATAATTTAGGGTTAGGAGAACGGTTTACCAGTAGTTATCGTAGTGAAGTTTTTGATATATCCTTAAGTGGTTCTGTTAATTATAATTTGGTCAGAAATAGTAAACAAGAAAATAGTAATCGAGAAACATTCGACTACTATATTGGAGGTAATACCAATGTAAACCTTCCTTGGCAAGTCTCGATTTCCACAGATATTAATTGTCGATTTAAAGATGGATATACAGGTGGGCTTAATAATAACGAAGTGATGTGGAATGCACAAATTTCGAAGAATTTTTTAAAGAATAATTCGGGTACAATTCGTTTTAAAATATATGATATCTTAAAACAACAAAGTAGTTTGTCGCGTTCGATTAGCGAAACAATGATGAGTGATACTGAATATAATACTTTAGGAAGTTATTTCATGGTACATTTTGTATATCGCTTTAATACGTTGGGTGGAAAGTCACCAAATCGACGTGGACCGGGTGGTGGACCTAGAGGAGGACATGGCTTTGGCGGCGGTGGCAGACCTATGCGTTTCTAA
- the cls gene encoding cardiolipin synthase: MIDWNILVSQIATVAFDIVYFGAIISTIVVIILDNRNPVKTMAWILILLFLPIVGLVFYFFFGRSQRRERIIGQKSYDRLLKKPMAEYMAQDCSDVPEEYARLIQLFQHTNQAFPFEGNRIAVYTEGYTKLQSLLRELQKAKQHIHIEYYIFEDDAIGRLVRDVLIEKASQGVEVRVIYDDVGCWHVPNRFFEEMRNAGIEVRSFLKVRFPLFTSRVNYRNHRKIVVIDGRIGFVGGMNLAERYMRGFSWGIWRDTHILIEGKAVHGLQTAFLLDWYFVDRTLITASRYFPKIESCGSSLVQVVTSEPIGPWKEIMQGLTMAINGAKKYFYMQTPYFLPTEQVLAAMQTAALAGVDVRLMLPERADNRITHLGSHSYLADVMQAGVKVYFYKKGFLHSKLMVSDDMLSTVGSTNVDFRSFEHNFEVNAFMYDVETALEMKEIFLQDQRESTQIFLKNWVKRSWRRRAAESVVRLLAPLL; the protein is encoded by the coding sequence ATGATTGACTGGAACATACTAGTTAGCCAGATAGCTACGGTTGCTTTTGATATCGTTTATTTTGGAGCCATTATCAGTACGATTGTCGTTATCATTCTTGATAACCGGAATCCGGTGAAGACTATGGCATGGATACTCATATTACTTTTCCTCCCAATTGTCGGTCTTGTTTTTTATTTCTTCTTTGGTCGGAGTCAGCGTCGGGAACGTATCATCGGTCAAAAAAGTTATGACCGCCTTTTGAAGAAACCTATGGCGGAATACATGGCGCAAGACTGTTCGGATGTACCTGAAGAATATGCCCGCCTTATCCAACTTTTCCAGCATACCAATCAAGCTTTTCCATTTGAGGGAAACCGTATTGCTGTCTATACGGAAGGCTATACCAAATTGCAATCATTGCTTCGTGAGCTCCAAAAGGCGAAACAACACATTCATATAGAATACTATATCTTTGAAGATGATGCTATAGGACGTTTGGTAAGGGATGTACTAATCGAAAAAGCATCTCAGGGGGTTGAAGTAAGAGTAATTTATGATGATGTGGGGTGCTGGCATGTACCTAACCGCTTTTTCGAGGAAATGCGTAATGCAGGTATTGAAGTCAGGAGTTTCTTGAAAGTACGCTTCCCTTTGTTTACAAGCAGGGTCAATTATCGTAACCACAGAAAAATAGTCGTGATAGACGGACGTATCGGTTTTGTGGGAGGTATGAACCTGGCAGAACGTTATATGCGTGGTTTCTCATGGGGGATTTGGCGTGACACCCATATTCTGATAGAAGGAAAGGCTGTGCATGGTCTGCAAACGGCCTTTTTGCTCGACTGGTATTTCGTTGACCGTACATTGATTACAGCTTCACGTTATTTCCCAAAGATAGAATCTTGTGGAAGTTCATTAGTTCAGGTGGTTACCAGTGAACCCATTGGCCCCTGGAAAGAAATCATGCAGGGGCTGACTATGGCGATCAATGGAGCGAAGAAGTATTTCTATATGCAAACCCCTTATTTCCTGCCGACAGAGCAAGTACTTGCCGCTATGCAGACAGCTGCACTGGCAGGAGTAGATGTGCGTTTGATGTTGCCGGAACGTGCCGACAACCGAATCACTCATTTGGGATCGCATTCTTACCTGGCAGATGTGATGCAGGCAGGTGTCAAAGTCTATTTTTATAAGAAAGGGTTTCTGCACTCCAAACTGATGGTTTCTGATGATATGCTCTCTACAGTAGGGTCTACCAATGTTGACTTCCGTAGTTTTGAGCATAATTTTGAAGTAAATGCCTTTATGTATGATGTGGAAACGGCTCTTGAAATGAAGGAGATATTCCTTCAGGATCAGCGGGAAAGTACACAGATCTTTCTGAAAAACTGGGTGAAACGTTCGTGGAGGAGGAGGGCAGCAGAGTCTGTCGTTCGTTTGTTGGCTCCGCTGCTTTAA